In a genomic window of Coregonus clupeaformis isolate EN_2021a chromosome 27, ASM2061545v1, whole genome shotgun sequence:
- the si:dkey-251i10.2 gene encoding putative defense protein Hdd11, producing MELLFGLVLLQVLSPCFGFPNGAPTSACDDMVPRHSGVQPQPTPAPYTILTSTRTLQTGQPITVTITGANYRGVLLEARSAASTNALGSWQLPPPDTKFLQCSGNAQGAITHANTNLKDGTTVFTWMPPNNTSTIYFMATVAQQRTVYWLNIRSGILTKGSEGIGLAAGGNPGMASKGFLLLLAPCLLVSQMLPR from the exons ATGGAGCTGTTGTTTGGTTTGGTCCTACTACAAGTGCTCTCTCCCTGCTTTGGCTTTCCCAATGGTGCACCCACCTCTGCCTGTGATGACATGGTCCCTCGCCACTCTGGGGTGCAGCCACAGCCCACCCCAGCACCCTACACCATCCTTACCAGCACCAGGACCCTTCAGACTGGCCAGCCCATTACAG TGACCATAACTGGAGCAAACTACAGAGGCGTGCTTCTGGAGGCCCGATCAGCAGCCAGCACTAATGCTTTAGGAAGTTGGCAACTTCCTCCTCCAGATACCAAATTCCTGCAG TGCTCAGGAAATGCACAAGGTGCCATCACCCATGCCAATACTAACTTGAAAGACGGCACTACTGTGTTTACCTGGATGCCACCCAACAACACCAGCACTATCTACTTCAT GGCCACTGTAGCCCAACAGCGCACTGTCTACTGGTTGAATATCAGGTCAGGAATTTTGACCAAAG GATCAGAGGGCATTGGTCTGGCTGCAGGTGGAAATCCAGGGATGGCCAGTAAAGGATTTCTGCTGCTTCTTGCCCCATGTCTGCTGGTTTCACAGATGCTCCCAAGATAG